A section of the Oryza sativa Japonica Group chromosome 1, ASM3414082v1 genome encodes:
- the LOC107280867 gene encoding uncharacterized protein yields MFRTRFRMGRPLFLRIVSALGRWSPYFTLKVDCSGRQGLSPLQKCTTTMRMLAYGSPADSLDEYLKIGKSTSLQCLDMFARGVIEVFGSEYLRRPTYEDVERILQVNESRGFPGMLGSIDCMHWRWEKCPTAWRGQFTRGDYGVPTIILEAVATRDLRIWHAFFGVAGSNNDINVLNQSPLFLDVLKGEAPRVKFSVNGNEYNTGYYLADGIYPEWATFVKSIAAPQTGKHKLYAQYQEGARKDVECAFGVLQSHFNIVRHPARSWKRKSVGRIMKACIILHNMIVENERGGG; encoded by the coding sequence ATGTTCCGTACAAGATTTCGTATGGGAAGACCCCTTTTTCTTCGCATAGTGAGTGCCCTTGGAAGGTGGTCTCCTTACTTTACACTAAAGGTAGATTGCAGTGGTCGCCAAGGGCTCTCACCTTTACAGAAGTGCACAACTACAATGCGCATGCTAGCGTATGGCAGCCCTGCTGATAGCCTAGATGAGTACCTTAAGATTGGCAAGAGCACGTCCTTGCAGTGCTTGGATATGTTTGCACGAGGGGTGATTGAAGTATTTGGTTCAGAGTATTTGCGACGTCCCACATATGAGGATGTGGAGCGTATACTTCAAGTTAATGAGTCTAGGGGCTTCCCTGGGATGCTAGGCAGTATTGATTGCATGCATTGGAGGTGGGAAAAATGCCCAACAGCATGGAGAGGGCAGTTTACCCGCGGTGACTATGGAGTGCCAACAATTATCCTCGAAGCGGTTGCTACTCGTGACCTCCGCATATGGCATGCTTTCTTCGGTGTCGCGGGGTCAAATAATGACATCAATGTGCTGAACCAATCCCCACTATTTCTTGATGTGCTGAAAGGGGAAGCTCCTAGAGTAAAGTTTTCTGTCAATGGTAATGAGTATAACACAGGATACTACCTTGCTGATGGAATATATCCAGAATGGGCTACCTTTGTGAAGTCAATAGCTGCTCCACAAACAGGGAAGCACAAGCTATATGCACAGTATCAAGAAGGGGCAAGGAAAGACGTGGAGTGTGCATTTGGGGTCCTGCAGTCCCATTTCAATATTGTGCGCCACCCAGCACGGTCATGGAAACGGAAGAGTGTTGGGAGAATCATGAAAGCTTGTATTATTCTCCATAATATGATAGTTGAAAATGAAAGAGGGGGGGGTTAA
- the LOC107277194 gene encoding glutathione S-transferase T3, which yields MGRSKREVALPPPPSPSQASPGSFASGMMLPGSLGSGAWQGPAPLQPPHPLLYAYGAAASAFPMAQMKQGLDRSAIDLSDLQERGMDFHPPGGFLSYFQDPSILQNHRPFVPPNYYPAEQVAPCSKLHPGAQQPVNIDSGDEEAPNVRTEKRLTWSTEEDIRLVSAWLNNSNDSISGNFKKNDCYWGDVTAEYNSTTPKNRTRQEKQIKDRFHKIKKNVGRFCCVYKEVKSIYVNGQNDMQLREKAEAAYQADYKEGPFSFLHCWNILRDQPKWHAYLEELEKPNKPKMDDEVEVMEQMSTPNSPEDIKRPVGTKTAKAQRNGKGKRKRKAKVYLSDTDDEIDKLKEVQEMANKGRDELLETQRHVASDNLESKKLAHLAAMEHKEAVMLETYRSLMLQDTKDMPDDVRSEHLMALKCMREKLFP from the exons ATGGGTCGCTCGAAACGGGAGgttgcgctgccgccgccgccatctccgtcgCAAGCCTCGCCGGGATCCTTCGCATCTGGCATGATGTTACCGGGATCCTTAGGCAGTGGTGCCTGGCAAGGTCCGGCGCCACTGCAGCCGCCGCACCCTTTGCTCTACGCGTATGGCGCCGCTGCTTCTGCTTTTCCCATGGCCCAAATGAAGCAAGGATTGGATCGTAGTGCCATTGATTTGTCAGATCTGCAAGAACG TGGTATGGACTTTCATCCGCCTGGTGGTTTCTTAAGTTACTTTCAGGATCCATCAATTTTACAGAATCATCGACCTTTTGTGCCTCCAAATTATTATCCTGCTGAACAAGTAGCACCATGTTCAAAATTACATCCAGGAGCACAACAACCTGTCAACATTGATAGTGGTGATGAAGAAGCCCCCAATGTTAGGACTGAGAAGCGGTTGACATGGTCAACAGAGGAGGACATAAGACTA GTGAGTGCTTGGCTAAACAACTCGAATGATTCGATCAGTGgtaattttaagaaaaatgatTGTTATTGGGGAGATGTTACTGCTGAGTATAATAGCACCACTCCCAAAAACAGGACAAGgcaagaaaaacaaatcaaaGACCGTTTTcataaaattaagaaaaatgttGGCCGTTTCTGTTGTGTTTATAAAGAGGTTAAATCCATATATGTTAATGGACAAAATGATATGCAACTCAGGGAAAAGGCTGAAGCAGCATATCAAGCAGATTACAAGGAAGGCCCATTTTCATTTCTGCATTGTTGGAACATTCTTCGTGACCAACCAAAGTGGCATGCTTACTTGGAGGAACTTGAGAAGCCAAACAAACCAAAGATGGATGATGAAGTGGAAGTGATGGAGCAAATGTCCACTCCTAACAGTCCTGAAGATATTAAACGTCCAGTAGGAACAAAAACTGCTAAGGCGCAACGTAATGGTAAAGGCAAACGCAAAAGGAAGGCAAAGGTTTATCTATCAGATACTGATGATGAAATTGACAAGCTTAAAGAAGTTCAGGAGATGGCAAATAAAGGTCGTGATGAACTACTAGAGACTCAGAGGCATGTTGCTAGTGATAACCTTGAATCAAAAAAGTTAGCGCACCTTGCAGCCATGGAGCACAAGGAGGCTGTTATGTTGGAAACATATCGGTCTCTCATGTTACAAGATACAAAAGATATGCCTGATGATGTTAGATCCGAGCATTTGATGGCATTGAAGTGTATGAGGGAGAAGTTGTTTCCGTAA